The Roseimicrobium gellanilyticum genome contains a region encoding:
- a CDS encoding hybrid sensor histidine kinase/response regulator, with the protein MSVETQLRERIRDLEAQVKMEQSARKAWLASEERFAMAVRGTNDGIWDWTVGTTDVYLSPRFKELLGYSNNELTNRFVEWETRLHPEDKACTLEALNAHLDRDQPYDVEYRLRCKDGNYRWFRARGRSIRNPDGTPLRMAGSITDITERKEAMRALAESEERFALAVRGANDGIWDWNILTDEVYFSPRWKAMVGYEDHELENLFPTFESLLHPDDHDRVMQSVVDYLEGRLEGYAIEFRFRHKDGSYRWMLARGIALRDATGRPYRMAGSHTDVTEQKQSLYALAEGEEQLRLAKQAAEMANRAKSEFLANMSHEIRTPMNGILGLTELLLNMHLSPEQRSYETLVRQSAESLLTILNDILDFSKIEAGKLELDEQEFRLRDAIGDTLQSLGVRAAEKNLELACHIEPGVPETLVGDIARLRQVLVNLVGNAVKFTHEGEVLVDVKMEALSEGHVMLHFSVKDTGIGIAEEQHHKIFEAFTQAESSTTRHYGGTGLGLTICRQLVEMMHGRIWVESTPGAGSIFHFTARMGLITAPLPCKRPEPQVLHGLHVLIVDDNATNRLILEEMLKGWQMIPTSVPSGVLALELLGAPQGRVFRLVLMDLMMPGMDGMEVSRRAQLLLGSDAPKILMLSSAGHIMELAHASHSPVGRVLTKPVKQSDLFDAIVELLGLCEEYELGDTCPFHPLPSKPLRPLSVLLVEDGRVNQLVATRMLEDRGHAVTVASNGREALDMFAQESFDAVVMDVHMPELNGFETTSAIREIERASGGHIPIIAMTANAMMGDRERCLAAGMDDYVSKPVRSGELYRAVESFTTIPLSARGGTPPCDMPDPLEPEPDSVFDAAAFRESINDEDLMRQLIEIYPEDSEDMLLAAETALRANDRAELHQAAHSLKGLLGNYSAPVALEAARTLSLLAREDRLQDAPPVLGDTIREVRRLGDALKAFAKTLPERDAPPTDQ; encoded by the coding sequence GTGTCCGTAGAGACCCAGTTGCGCGAGCGCATCCGGGATCTGGAAGCGCAGGTCAAAATGGAACAGAGCGCGCGAAAGGCGTGGCTGGCCAGTGAGGAGCGCTTTGCCATGGCGGTGCGCGGCACCAATGATGGCATCTGGGACTGGACGGTGGGCACCACGGATGTGTACCTGTCCCCCCGCTTCAAGGAGCTGCTGGGCTATTCCAACAACGAACTCACCAACAGATTCGTGGAGTGGGAGACCCGCCTTCATCCGGAAGACAAGGCCTGCACCCTGGAGGCGCTGAACGCGCATCTGGACCGCGACCAGCCCTACGATGTGGAGTACCGTCTGCGCTGCAAGGATGGGAACTATCGCTGGTTCCGCGCGAGGGGGCGCTCCATCCGCAACCCGGACGGAACCCCGCTCCGCATGGCGGGGTCCATCACGGACATCACGGAGCGAAAGGAAGCCATGCGCGCCCTTGCGGAGAGTGAGGAGCGCTTCGCCCTCGCCGTGCGCGGGGCCAATGACGGCATCTGGGACTGGAACATCTTGACCGATGAAGTGTACTTCTCTCCCAGGTGGAAGGCCATGGTGGGCTACGAGGACCACGAGCTGGAGAATCTTTTTCCCACCTTCGAGTCGCTCCTCCATCCCGACGATCACGATCGCGTGATGCAAAGTGTGGTGGATTACCTGGAAGGACGGCTGGAAGGCTACGCCATCGAATTCCGCTTCCGACACAAGGACGGTTCCTACCGCTGGATGCTCGCGCGTGGCATTGCCCTGCGCGATGCCACGGGCAGGCCCTATCGCATGGCGGGCTCACACACGGATGTGACGGAGCAGAAGCAGTCGCTGTATGCGCTGGCGGAGGGTGAGGAGCAACTCCGCCTCGCCAAGCAGGCGGCCGAGATGGCGAACCGCGCCAAGAGTGAATTCCTGGCGAACATGAGCCACGAAATCCGCACGCCCATGAATGGCATTCTGGGGCTCACGGAACTGCTGCTGAACATGCACCTGAGTCCCGAGCAGCGCTCCTATGAGACGCTCGTGCGCCAGTCCGCGGAGTCGCTGCTCACCATTCTCAATGACATCCTCGACTTCTCGAAGATCGAGGCAGGCAAGCTGGAACTGGATGAGCAGGAGTTCCGACTCAGGGACGCCATCGGTGATACGCTGCAGAGCCTGGGCGTGCGTGCGGCGGAGAAGAATCTGGAGCTTGCCTGCCACATCGAGCCCGGTGTGCCGGAGACCCTGGTGGGAGACATTGCCCGGCTGCGGCAGGTGCTGGTGAACCTGGTGGGGAATGCGGTCAAGTTCACCCATGAGGGCGAGGTGTTGGTGGACGTGAAGATGGAGGCACTCTCCGAGGGACATGTGATGCTCCACTTCTCTGTGAAGGACACGGGCATCGGCATCGCGGAGGAGCAGCATCACAAGATTTTTGAAGCATTCACCCAGGCGGAAAGTTCCACCACGCGCCACTACGGTGGCACCGGTCTCGGCCTCACCATCTGCCGCCAGCTCGTGGAGATGATGCATGGCCGCATCTGGGTGGAGAGCACACCGGGTGCGGGCAGCATTTTCCACTTCACCGCGCGGATGGGGCTGATCACGGCACCGCTTCCGTGCAAGCGCCCGGAGCCGCAGGTGCTCCATGGATTGCACGTCCTCATTGTCGATGACAATGCGACGAACCGCCTCATCCTCGAGGAAATGCTGAAGGGCTGGCAGATGATTCCCACCAGCGTGCCCAGTGGCGTGCTGGCGTTGGAACTGCTCGGCGCTCCCCAAGGTCGGGTCTTCCGACTGGTGCTGATGGATCTCATGATGCCCGGCATGGACGGGATGGAAGTGAGCCGCCGCGCCCAGCTCCTGCTGGGAAGTGATGCGCCGAAGATTCTCATGCTCTCCTCCGCGGGACATATCATGGAGCTGGCGCATGCTTCGCACTCGCCTGTGGGACGTGTGCTGACGAAACCCGTAAAGCAGAGCGACCTCTTTGACGCCATTGTGGAGCTGCTCGGGCTGTGTGAGGAGTATGAGTTGGGAGACACCTGCCCCTTCCACCCATTGCCCTCGAAGCCGTTGCGTCCTCTCAGTGTGCTGCTGGTGGAAGATGGCCGCGTGAATCAGCTCGTGGCCACGCGCATGCTGGAGGATCGCGGGCATGCCGTCACGGTGGCTTCGAACGGCAGGGAAGCGCTGGACATGTTTGCCCAGGAGTCCTTCGACGCCGTGGTCATGGATGTTCACATGCCGGAGCTCAACGGATTCGAAACCACGTCGGCCATCCGTGAGATCGAGCGTGCGTCTGGTGGGCACATTCCCATCATTGCCATGACAGCCAATGCGATGATGGGGGACCGTGAACGCTGCCTCGCTGCTGGCATGGATGACTATGTGTCCAAGCCGGTGCGCTCCGGGGAGTTGTATCGTGCTGTGGAAAGTTTCACCACCATCCCACTTTCCGCCCGCGGGGGCACGCCTCCGTGCGACATGCCGGATCCGCTGGAGCCAGAGCCGGATTCCGTCTTCGATGCAGCGGCCTTCCGCGAGTCCATCAACGACGAGGATCTCATGCGCCAGCTTATTGAAATCTATCCAGAGGATTCCGAGGACATGCTTCTGGCGGCGGAGACGGCCTTGCGTGCGAATGACCGGGCCGAGTTGCATCAGGCGGCCCATTCACTGAAGGGCCTGCTGGGGAACTACAGTGCTCCCGTGGCCCTGGAGGCCGCTCGCACGCTCAGCCTCCTTGCCCGTGAGGACCGGTTGCAAGATGCGCCACCCGTGCTGGGCGATACCATTCGGGAGGTCAGGCGCCTTGGCGATGCGCTGAAGGCCTTCGCCAAGACGTTGCCGGAGCGGGATGCTCCTCCCACGGATCAATGA
- a CDS encoding SDR family NAD(P)-dependent oxidoreductase: MKSQTALITGASSGIGLHLAHEFAGHGHPLILVAPSSAELEGLKMEIKTNHGVKVEVIPKDLERPEAAREVYVAVEQLGESVEILVNNAGHGMRGKAWEIPIEEDISMVRLNIEAVLRLTKLFIQPMIERGSGKILNTASIAGFEPGPMLAVYHATKAFVLSWSEALTIELEDSGVGVTALCPGATDTDFFPKADMVAVKAFQGSNVMAPQEVAKAGYDGLMKGELFVVPGGMNKMLVAARRILPESTQAKLNQRFYEYVPEEKVKRQRGDVELAAEKEAVEKK, from the coding sequence ATGAAATCGCAAACTGCTCTCATCACCGGCGCCTCCAGCGGCATCGGGCTTCACCTCGCCCACGAGTTCGCCGGGCATGGTCACCCTCTCATCCTGGTGGCCCCCAGCTCTGCGGAACTGGAAGGCTTGAAAATGGAAATCAAGACAAATCACGGAGTAAAGGTGGAAGTCATCCCCAAGGACCTTGAGCGGCCCGAAGCCGCGCGCGAAGTGTATGTAGCGGTCGAGCAGCTTGGGGAGTCCGTGGAAATCCTGGTGAACAATGCCGGCCACGGCATGCGAGGAAAGGCGTGGGAGATTCCCATCGAGGAGGACATCTCCATGGTACGGCTGAACATTGAGGCGGTATTGCGCCTGACAAAGCTCTTCATCCAGCCGATGATCGAGCGCGGCAGTGGCAAGATATTGAATACTGCCTCCATCGCCGGTTTCGAGCCAGGTCCCATGCTTGCGGTGTATCATGCCACGAAGGCCTTCGTGTTGTCCTGGAGTGAAGCGCTCACCATCGAGCTTGAGGACAGCGGTGTCGGTGTCACTGCCCTGTGTCCCGGTGCGACGGATACCGACTTCTTCCCCAAGGCAGACATGGTGGCCGTGAAGGCCTTCCAAGGTTCCAACGTCATGGCTCCGCAAGAGGTGGCGAAGGCAGGCTATGACGGCCTGATGAAGGGAGAACTCTTCGTGGTGCCTGGTGGCATGAACAAGATGCTCGTGGCTGCGCGCCGCATCCTCCCTGAATCCACTCAGGCGAAGCTGAACCAGAGGTTCTACGAGTATGTGCCCGAAGAGAAGGTGAAGCGCCAGCGGGGTGACGTGGAACTGGCCGCTGAGAAAGAGGCGGTGGAGAAGAAGTAG
- a CDS encoding DUF6766 family protein — MKRIFHENGLSLVLASLFLLCLVLGQLFTGYRTSNEENVMHGKPEEPLGKYVMSAHFMEATFENWESEFLQMGVYVFLTAFLFQKGSAESKSPNEPEEVDRDPQMSGHRKDAPWPVRHGGWALKVYEHSLTLAFLLLFLLCFLGHALAGRGSCNEERLQHHLQALTTMEYMGSSRFWFESFQNWQSEFLAILSMVVLSIFLRQRGSPESKPVDAPHGETGG; from the coding sequence ATGAAGCGCATTTTTCACGAGAACGGCCTTTCCCTCGTGCTCGCCTCGCTCTTCCTCCTCTGCCTGGTATTGGGGCAGCTTTTCACCGGCTACAGAACCTCCAATGAGGAGAACGTGATGCACGGGAAGCCGGAGGAGCCGCTGGGCAAGTATGTCATGAGCGCGCACTTCATGGAGGCTACGTTTGAGAATTGGGAATCCGAGTTTCTGCAGATGGGTGTTTATGTATTCCTCACCGCGTTTCTGTTTCAGAAGGGCTCCGCCGAATCGAAGTCTCCGAACGAGCCGGAGGAGGTGGATCGTGACCCTCAGATGTCCGGCCATCGCAAAGACGCACCCTGGCCGGTGCGTCATGGGGGTTGGGCGCTGAAGGTCTACGAGCACTCACTCACGCTGGCGTTCCTTCTCCTCTTCCTTCTGTGTTTTCTCGGTCACGCGCTGGCGGGGCGAGGCAGCTGCAATGAAGAGCGCCTGCAGCACCACCTACAGGCACTCACCACCATGGAGTACATGGGGAGCAGCCGCTTCTGGTTTGAGTCGTTTCAGAATTGGCAGAGCGAGTTCCTGGCCATCCTGAGCATGGTGGTACTCAGCATCTTTCTACGGCAACGAGGCTCTCCTGAGTCCAAGCCGGTGGATGCTCCACACGGTGAAACGGGTGGATGA
- a CDS encoding ABC transporter ATP-binding protein: protein MPPPFIQCRGLTKSYKKGTNTVTPLQDLDLDVPRGSFLALMGPSGSGKTTLLNLIAGIDSPTSGTLRIGEAQLERMSRSQLTKWRATHVGYIFQLYHLVPILSAFENVELPLLLSSLSRSERRARVQTALQLVGLADRAHHIPAELSGGQEQRVAIARAIVANPALLVADEPTGDLDRESADSILSLLRELVALHGKTVVMVTHDPRAADAADRVLHLEKGRLLESQSHRLTHA from the coding sequence ATGCCCCCTCCCTTCATCCAGTGCCGCGGCCTGACCAAGTCCTACAAGAAAGGCACGAACACCGTGACGCCCTTGCAGGACCTCGACCTCGATGTGCCACGCGGCTCCTTCCTCGCGCTCATGGGTCCCTCCGGCAGTGGCAAGACCACCCTGCTCAATCTCATCGCCGGCATCGACAGCCCCACGTCCGGCACCTTGCGTATCGGCGAAGCCCAGCTCGAGCGCATGTCCCGCAGTCAGCTCACGAAATGGCGTGCCACCCATGTGGGCTACATCTTCCAGCTCTACCACCTTGTTCCCATCCTGAGCGCGTTTGAGAATGTGGAGCTGCCCCTGCTGCTGAGTTCCCTCTCACGCAGTGAGCGACGCGCCCGGGTGCAGACCGCACTGCAACTCGTGGGCCTCGCGGACCGTGCCCACCACATTCCCGCAGAGCTCTCCGGTGGCCAGGAGCAGCGCGTCGCCATCGCCCGCGCCATCGTGGCAAATCCCGCCCTGCTCGTCGCGGACGAACCCACGGGCGACCTCGACCGCGAGTCTGCCGATTCCATCCTTAGCCTGCTGCGCGAACTCGTCGCCCTGCATGGCAAGACCGTGGTCATGGTCACCCACGACCCCCGTGCCGCCGATGCCGCAGACCGCGTGCTGCACCTGGAGAAAGGCCGCCTCCTCGAATCCCAATCCCATCGCCTGACCCACGCCTGA
- a CDS encoding zinc-dependent alcohol dehydrogenase yields MKAVVFHKPGDMRVDDVAAPKIEQEEDVILRVTATAICGSDLHIYNGFFPQLKPLVMGHEFMGIVEEVGRGVTKLAKGDRVVVPFPIACGSCFFCQHDLPGHCEHSNPEKYGPEGGLMKDKGGGLFGYTDLYGGYSGGQAQYVRVPYANFGPRKISSELADDQVLFLTDIFPTGYSAVDWAGIKGGETVAVFGCGPVGLMAMKSAWLRGAARVIGVDLQNYRLEMARRSARAETFNLAEEDAVEAIRELTDGRGADVCIDAVGMEADRTLLDRVSNVIHAQMGSIKALELSISAVRRGGVVSVVGVYGLPYDNFPLGQIFDKGIALFFGQAPVQKHIDALIKHVEQGDIQLDDIITHRLPLAEAPHGYAIFNKKEDNCVKVVLQP; encoded by the coding sequence ATGAAAGCCGTTGTATTTCATAAACCAGGAGACATGCGAGTGGATGATGTCGCCGCACCCAAGATTGAGCAGGAGGAGGACGTCATTCTGCGCGTCACGGCCACTGCCATCTGCGGTTCGGACCTGCACATCTACAATGGCTTCTTTCCGCAGCTGAAACCGCTGGTGATGGGACATGAGTTTATGGGCATCGTGGAGGAAGTCGGACGCGGCGTCACGAAGCTCGCGAAAGGTGACCGGGTCGTGGTCCCTTTCCCCATCGCATGCGGATCCTGCTTCTTTTGCCAGCATGATCTGCCGGGTCATTGCGAGCATTCCAATCCGGAAAAGTATGGACCGGAAGGCGGCCTCATGAAGGACAAGGGCGGCGGGCTTTTCGGCTACACGGATCTCTACGGCGGCTACTCCGGTGGACAAGCCCAGTATGTGCGAGTGCCGTATGCGAACTTTGGACCAAGGAAAATCTCATCAGAGCTGGCTGACGATCAGGTGCTTTTCCTCACTGACATTTTTCCCACGGGATACAGCGCCGTGGACTGGGCTGGGATCAAAGGAGGCGAAACGGTGGCTGTCTTCGGCTGTGGTCCGGTGGGACTGATGGCCATGAAGTCTGCGTGGTTGCGTGGAGCCGCACGCGTGATCGGCGTGGACCTGCAGAATTATCGACTTGAGATGGCGCGCAGATCCGCCAGAGCGGAGACCTTCAATCTCGCTGAGGAAGACGCCGTGGAAGCCATTCGCGAGCTCACCGATGGTCGCGGTGCGGATGTATGCATTGATGCCGTCGGCATGGAGGCAGACCGGACCCTGCTGGACCGCGTGAGCAATGTGATTCACGCGCAGATGGGCAGCATCAAGGCGTTGGAGCTCAGCATCAGTGCCGTGCGCCGTGGCGGGGTCGTGTCCGTGGTGGGTGTCTATGGCCTGCCGTATGACAACTTCCCGCTTGGGCAGATCTTCGACAAGGGCATCGCGCTCTTCTTCGGTCAGGCGCCGGTGCAGAAGCATATCGACGCCCTTATCAAGCACGTGGAGCAGGGCGACATCCAGCTCGACGACATCATTACGCATCGCCTGCCTCTGGCGGAGGCTCCGCATGGCTATGCCATCTTCAACAAGAAGGAGGACAACTGCGTGAAGGTGGTGCTGCAACCGTGA
- a CDS encoding ABC transporter permease: MLPLSYAVRNLFRVPARLCQLVLGAALVIFLLMLASALSNGMDGVLRSSGSERNVIVLGTGSEESVERSEIKASVPALLAASVPGIKTVLGKPAVSGEIHYNGPLQAGTNPSSQALIRGVTPAALLVHPEVQLLSGRFPRSGEVMVGKLASHKLGIPEADLTLGKTVTVAGTPMRIVGIFHAPGTVMEAEVWADLSDMLAIGQRDTISCAVVRLDDATFEDVEIFTLQRLDLELAAMLESEYYAKLSTFYRPLRAMTWVTTCLVAAGAIFGGLNTLYAAFASRVREMATLQAMGYRRRALLLSLLQEGMMATLMGALVAASLALWLADGFAVTFSIGTFALEISPQVLGLGVIGGVLLALIGTLPPAWTCLKPLLPAALRAS; the protein is encoded by the coding sequence ATGCTCCCTCTCTCCTACGCCGTCAGAAATCTCTTCCGCGTCCCCGCGAGGCTCTGCCAGCTCGTGCTCGGGGCCGCACTTGTCATCTTCCTCCTCATGCTCGCCTCCGCCCTCTCCAACGGAATGGATGGCGTGCTGCGCTCCTCTGGCTCCGAGCGCAATGTCATCGTGCTCGGCACCGGCAGTGAGGAGAGCGTGGAGCGCAGCGAGATCAAAGCCTCCGTACCCGCGTTGCTAGCCGCCTCCGTACCCGGCATCAAAACCGTGCTGGGCAAGCCCGCCGTCTCCGGCGAGATCCATTACAACGGCCCGCTGCAAGCGGGCACGAATCCCTCGAGCCAGGCGCTCATCCGCGGCGTCACCCCTGCCGCGCTGCTCGTGCATCCGGAAGTGCAGCTCCTCTCCGGACGCTTCCCCCGCTCAGGCGAGGTGATGGTTGGCAAGCTCGCCTCCCACAAGCTCGGCATTCCAGAGGCCGACCTCACCCTCGGCAAGACCGTCACCGTCGCAGGCACGCCCATGCGTATCGTGGGCATCTTCCACGCTCCCGGCACCGTGATGGAAGCCGAAGTGTGGGCGGACCTCAGTGACATGCTCGCCATCGGCCAGCGCGATACCATTTCCTGCGCCGTGGTGCGTCTCGATGATGCCACCTTCGAAGACGTGGAAATCTTCACCCTGCAGCGGCTCGACCTCGAACTCGCCGCCATGCTGGAGAGCGAGTACTACGCGAAGCTCTCCACTTTCTACAGGCCGCTGCGTGCCATGACCTGGGTCACCACCTGCCTCGTCGCTGCAGGCGCCATCTTTGGCGGACTCAATACCCTCTACGCCGCCTTCGCCTCGCGCGTCCGCGAAATGGCCACCCTGCAAGCCATGGGCTACCGCCGGCGGGCCCTGCTGCTCAGCCTGCTGCAAGAGGGCATGATGGCCACCCTCATGGGAGCCCTCGTCGCCGCCTCTCTCGCCCTGTGGCTGGCGGATGGCTTTGCCGTCACCTTTTCCATCGGCACCTTCGCCTTGGAAATCTCGCCGCAGGTTCTGGGTCTCGGCGTCATCGGCGGCGTCCTTCTCGCCCTCATCGGCACCCTTCCGCCCGCGTGGACCTGCCTCAAGCCGCTCCTGCCTGCGGCGCTAAGGGCCTCGTGA
- a CDS encoding ABC transporter permease, producing the protein MISKLTNLAILAFKQLSRHKVRSLLTILGVAMGMFLFATVETMQRSLRVATQAGADDTTLVVYRENRFCPATSRLPEHYETNIRKLEGVKEVIPIQIVVNNCGASLDIIAFRGVPPDNLLRYAAHLKVLDGSIEEWKKRSDAALLGRHLAARRKLNVGDRFDAAGVTVTVAGIIESDEPQDSNVAYVHLPFLQQASRAGLGIVTQFNVRVNSANDLDRVAKSIDERFNAEQAPTRTRPEKAFFADTAAELVELVGFTRWLGLGAVAAVLGLVANAVLLVVRSRVKENAVLQTLGFSQRAIGVLVAVEGILLGLMGGALGVAAAYGMLRWQSFTVGNEGVTLSIMPDLPIIIRGMATALTLGLLASLYPAIKAARKPIVASLRSA; encoded by the coding sequence ATGATTTCGAAGCTCACAAACCTCGCCATCCTCGCCTTCAAGCAGCTCAGCCGTCACAAGGTGCGCTCGCTGCTCACCATCCTCGGCGTGGCCATGGGCATGTTCCTCTTTGCCACGGTGGAGACCATGCAGCGCAGCCTGCGCGTGGCCACGCAAGCTGGCGCAGATGACACCACTCTTGTGGTCTATCGCGAGAACCGCTTCTGCCCCGCCACCAGCCGCCTGCCCGAGCACTACGAAACCAACATCCGCAAACTCGAGGGGGTGAAGGAAGTCATTCCCATCCAGATTGTGGTGAACAACTGCGGCGCCAGTCTGGACATCATCGCCTTTCGCGGTGTGCCTCCGGACAACCTCTTGCGCTATGCCGCCCACTTGAAGGTGCTCGACGGCTCCATCGAAGAATGGAAGAAGCGCTCCGATGCCGCCCTGCTGGGCCGCCACCTCGCCGCACGTCGCAAGCTGAACGTGGGCGACCGCTTCGATGCCGCAGGTGTCACGGTGACCGTGGCAGGCATCATCGAGAGTGATGAACCGCAGGACAGCAATGTGGCCTATGTGCATCTGCCCTTCCTCCAGCAGGCCTCACGTGCCGGCCTCGGCATTGTCACGCAGTTCAACGTGCGCGTGAACTCGGCGAATGATCTCGACCGCGTCGCGAAGTCCATCGACGAACGCTTCAACGCCGAACAGGCTCCCACCCGCACGCGACCGGAGAAGGCCTTCTTCGCCGACACCGCCGCCGAACTCGTGGAGCTGGTGGGCTTCACCCGCTGGCTCGGACTCGGAGCCGTGGCCGCCGTGCTCGGACTCGTGGCCAACGCCGTGCTGCTCGTCGTGCGCTCACGCGTGAAGGAGAATGCCGTGCTGCAGACCCTGGGTTTCTCCCAGCGCGCCATCGGCGTGCTCGTGGCCGTGGAAGGCATCCTGCTCGGCCTCATGGGCGGCGCTCTCGGTGTCGCCGCCGCCTACGGCATGCTCCGCTGGCAGAGCTTCACCGTGGGAAATGAAGGCGTCACCCTCTCCATCATGCCGGACCTGCCCATCATCATCCGCGGCATGGCCACCGCCCTCACCCTCGGCCTCCTCGCCAGCCTCTACCCCGCCATCAAAGCCGCCCGCAAACCCATCGTCGCCTCGCTGCGCTCGGCATAA
- a CDS encoding efflux RND transporter periplasmic adaptor subunit: MSLSDLYTPAHPQPANPKPAAQAPSPSTSTPLRRRILLLPAWLLPFSLVLAFAGLFAFVFRDRLLPALEVKVAQAILLTDIDEAPAAAGEEKHDAASHHPTPSSQSPAPSPAAPASPPQLLFQAAGWFEPDPLPIYATTLTDGVISKVHVLEGQEVKQGQLLAELIADDARIALNAAQRAHDKACAELKLQAVQVTVAETEVAVMADQVRAAEAKLAEEKDNEQRIAKIPSGSVSDQERSRAKFVVQGQAAEVASRQSQLTAAKAKVEAAKAQTTAMEASVASAQVAVEKQELALARTRITSPVDGVILQLHAAPGQKKLLAMDEHLSATVATLFEKGKLQARVDVPLADARGLTVGQAAIVTSDFLPNTEIHGVVTRIVGSADLQRNTLQGKVRIENPDPRLRPEMLCRVKFLGAPHSSSSSTPSSSSSNTVADLAPADPTRAIMVPTAALFTAADKTTSLWVIAADGVTATRRSAQRGPLEREGYISITTGILPGELVILPPHDQLTEGRRVRATQAAR, from the coding sequence ATGTCCCTTTCCGATCTCTATACCCCTGCCCACCCGCAGCCCGCGAATCCCAAACCGGCTGCCCAAGCCCCCTCGCCCAGCACCTCCACCCCACTGCGCAGGCGCATCCTCCTGCTGCCCGCGTGGCTGCTGCCTTTCTCACTCGTCCTCGCCTTCGCCGGACTCTTCGCCTTTGTCTTTCGCGACCGCCTCCTGCCCGCGCTGGAAGTGAAAGTCGCCCAGGCCATCCTCCTGACGGACATCGACGAAGCCCCCGCCGCCGCAGGTGAGGAGAAGCATGACGCCGCATCACACCATCCGACACCTTCTTCTCAAAGTCCTGCACCTTCACCCGCGGCTCCCGCTTCCCCACCCCAGCTCCTCTTCCAGGCCGCCGGGTGGTTCGAGCCTGATCCTCTGCCCATCTATGCCACCACGCTGACGGACGGCGTCATCAGCAAGGTGCACGTGCTCGAAGGCCAGGAGGTGAAGCAGGGCCAGCTCCTCGCGGAACTCATCGCCGATGACGCACGCATCGCCCTCAATGCCGCCCAACGCGCACATGACAAGGCCTGTGCCGAACTGAAACTGCAAGCCGTGCAGGTCACCGTGGCTGAGACCGAGGTGGCCGTGATGGCTGACCAGGTCCGCGCCGCCGAAGCCAAGCTCGCCGAGGAGAAGGACAACGAGCAGCGCATCGCAAAGATTCCCTCCGGCTCCGTGTCCGACCAGGAGCGCTCGCGGGCGAAGTTCGTGGTGCAGGGGCAGGCAGCCGAGGTGGCCTCGCGCCAGTCCCAGCTCACTGCCGCCAAAGCCAAAGTAGAGGCCGCCAAAGCCCAGACCACCGCCATGGAGGCCTCCGTCGCCTCCGCCCAGGTGGCCGTGGAAAAGCAGGAACTCGCCCTCGCCCGCACCCGCATCACCTCGCCAGTGGACGGCGTCATCCTCCAGCTCCACGCCGCTCCCGGCCAGAAAAAGCTGCTGGCCATGGATGAGCACCTCTCCGCCACCGTCGCCACGCTCTTCGAGAAAGGGAAACTGCAGGCGCGCGTGGATGTACCCCTCGCCGATGCGCGCGGCCTCACCGTAGGACAGGCAGCCATCGTCACCTCCGACTTCCTGCCGAACACGGAAATCCACGGTGTGGTCACGCGCATCGTGGGCTCGGCAGACCTCCAGCGGAACACTCTGCAAGGCAAGGTTCGCATCGAGAACCCCGACCCGCGCCTGCGCCCCGAGATGCTCTGCCGTGTGAAGTTCCTCGGAGCCCCCCACTCCTCCTCGTCCTCCACACCTTCGTCCTCCTCCTCGAACACCGTGGCAGACCTCGCCCCTGCAGACCCCACCCGCGCCATCATGGTCCCCACCGCTGCGCTTTTCACAGCAGCAGACAAAACCACCTCCCTCTGGGTCATCGCCGCAGACGGCGTCACCGCCACCAGGCGCTCTGCGCAGCGCGGCCCCCTTGAGCGCGAAGGCTACATCTCCATCACCACCGGCATCCTCCCCGGCGAACTCGTCATTCTTCCACCGCACGACCAGCTCACCGAAGGCCGCCGCGTGCGAGCCACTCAAGCAGCGCGCTGA